One Streptomyces sp. L2 genomic window carries:
- a CDS encoding DUF2165 domain-containing protein, producing the protein MTQTPAPATTPAPRTALPLAAGVLTGVLALYITLVAIGNITDFGTNQAFVRHVLAMDTTFKDDDLMGRAITDTGVQDAAYVAIIVWESVAALVLVAGTCLWARRSYDLARRVSTYGLLMLMLLFGAGFVAIGGEWFAMWQSKDWNGLQAATRIFLMSGVVLIVDQLPVSRRDAI; encoded by the coding sequence ATGACCCAGACCCCGGCCCCCGCCACCACGCCCGCGCCGCGTACCGCCCTGCCGCTCGCCGCCGGCGTGCTCACCGGCGTGCTCGCGCTGTACATCACACTCGTCGCCATCGGGAACATCACCGATTTCGGAACGAACCAGGCGTTCGTCCGGCATGTGCTGGCGATGGACACGACGTTCAAGGACGACGACCTGATGGGGCGGGCGATCACGGACACGGGGGTGCAGGACGCCGCCTACGTCGCGATCATCGTGTGGGAGTCGGTGGCGGCGCTGGTGCTCGTCGCGGGCACCTGCCTGTGGGCCCGGCGGTCGTACGACCTGGCCCGGCGCGTCTCCACGTACGGCCTGCTGATGCTGATGCTGCTGTTCGGCGCCGGGTTCGTCGCGATCGGCGGGGAGTGGTTCGCGATGTGGCAGTCGAAGGACTGGAACGGGCTGCAGGCGGCCACCCGGATCTTCCTGATGAGCGGGGTCGTCCTGATCGTCGACCAGTTGCCGGTGAGCCGGCGGGACGCTATTTGA
- a CDS encoding aldehyde dehydrogenase family protein encodes MREDRSDGQRLFVGGEWVEPDAGHYAVTDPATEETVGWAPEASPEQARTACAAAREAFEDWSRTRPEERAALLGRAARIIRENLVPYADLARAETGATTGTARAMQVGVAAARFRRYATVEPVEWAIAPQINEAGPMGRAAVMGALAVRQPVGVVTCVTSYNNPWANPAGKMAPALAMGNTVVVKPAPQDPLSVYRMAEALEAAGVPPGVVNVVSARSVAVGEAVVASDDVDMVSFTGSTAVGRRIAEVCGRDMRRQLMELGGKGAALVFDDADLASAVAGIGTTFSFYSGQICTAPTRVLAQRGIYDRLVDQLAAYAGRLKVGDPGAADTVVGPVISHEHRARVESYVELGRKEGATVVAGGERPPLDRGFYVAPTLLADCANDMRVAREEIFGPVVAVIPFDEEDEGVALANDSDYGLIDYVWSGDVARAFRVARRLRAGGVGINTVGRNMEAPFGGFKKSGVGRDVGSYALHAYSEVQSLVWPG; translated from the coding sequence GTGAGAGAGGACCGGAGCGACGGGCAGCGGCTGTTCGTCGGCGGGGAGTGGGTGGAGCCGGACGCCGGGCACTACGCGGTGACGGACCCGGCGACCGAGGAGACCGTCGGCTGGGCGCCCGAGGCCTCACCGGAGCAGGCACGGACGGCGTGCGCGGCGGCCCGGGAGGCGTTCGAGGACTGGTCGCGGACCCGGCCGGAGGAGCGGGCCGCGCTCCTGGGCCGGGCGGCGCGGATCATCCGCGAGAACCTGGTGCCGTACGCCGACCTCGCGCGCGCGGAGACCGGCGCGACGACCGGGACCGCGCGGGCGATGCAGGTCGGGGTGGCCGCGGCCCGGTTCCGCCGGTACGCCACCGTGGAGCCCGTCGAGTGGGCGATCGCGCCGCAGATCAACGAGGCCGGTCCGATGGGGCGGGCCGCGGTGATGGGCGCGCTGGCGGTACGGCAGCCCGTCGGTGTGGTCACCTGCGTCACCTCGTACAACAACCCGTGGGCCAACCCGGCCGGGAAGATGGCCCCGGCGCTGGCGATGGGCAACACGGTGGTGGTGAAGCCCGCCCCGCAGGACCCGCTGTCCGTGTACCGGATGGCCGAGGCGCTGGAGGCGGCCGGGGTGCCGCCGGGCGTCGTGAACGTCGTCTCCGCGCGGTCCGTGGCGGTCGGGGAGGCGGTGGTCGCGTCGGACGACGTCGACATGGTCAGCTTCACCGGGTCCACGGCCGTGGGGCGGCGCATCGCCGAGGTGTGCGGGCGGGACATGCGCCGCCAGCTGATGGAGCTGGGCGGCAAGGGCGCGGCCCTGGTCTTCGACGACGCCGACCTCGCCTCGGCGGTCGCCGGCATCGGCACGACGTTCTCCTTCTACAGCGGCCAGATCTGCACGGCCCCGACCCGGGTGCTGGCCCAACGGGGAATCTACGACCGCCTTGTCGACCAACTCGCGGCATACGCAGGCCGGTTGAAGGTCGGCGACCCCGGGGCTGCGGACACGGTCGTCGGACCGGTGATCTCACATGAGCACCGGGCGCGCGTGGAGTCCTACGTCGAACTCGGGCGGAAGGAGGGCGCGACGGTGGTGGCCGGCGGCGAACGGCCGCCGCTGGACCGGGGCTTCTACGTGGCGCCGACCCTGCTGGCCGACTGCGCCAACGACATGCGGGTGGCCCGCGAGGAGATCTTCGGGCCGGTCGTCGCGGTGATCCCCTTCGACGAGGAGGACGAGGGAGTGGCCCTCGCCAACGACAGCGACTACGGCCTCATCGACTACGTCTGGTCCGGCGACGTCGCCCGCGCCTTCCGCGTCGCCCGCCGCCTGCGCGCCGGCGGCGTCGGCATCAACACCGTCGGCCGCAACATGGAGGCACCCTTCGGCGGCTTCAAGAAGAGCGGAGTAGGCCGAGACGTGGGCTCCTACGCCCTGCACGCGTACAGCGAGGTCCAGTCGCTGGTGTGGCCGGGCTGA
- a CDS encoding LLM class flavin-dependent oxidoreductase: MEFGLFVQGYVGKRAETDPLAEHKALMEETEYVIQADKSGFKYAWASEHHFLEEYSHLSANDVFLGYLAHATERIHLGSGIFNPLAQVNHPVKVAEKVAMLDHLSEGRFEFGSGRGAGSHEILGFLPGITDMNYTKEIWEETIAEFPKMWLQDEYAGFQGKHWQLPPRKVLPKPYGKSHPAMWYAAGSPPSYAMAAKKGLGVLGFSIQKVSDMEWVLEQYKTAVVDAEPVGDFVNDNVMVTTTAICAPTHDEAIEIAVNGGLHYLPSLVFRYHDTFPRPEGFPVWPETLPQYTPEFVELLIEEELLICGDPDEVLRQCKRWEQAGADQLSFGLPVGVPKEETLQTIRLIGEKVIPEIDTDPVHRTSRFRAAV; this comes from the coding sequence TTGGAATTCGGGCTCTTTGTACAGGGATACGTGGGCAAGCGCGCCGAGACCGACCCGCTCGCCGAGCACAAGGCACTGATGGAGGAGACCGAGTACGTCATCCAGGCGGACAAGTCCGGCTTCAAGTACGCCTGGGCCTCCGAGCACCACTTCCTGGAGGAGTACTCGCACCTCTCCGCCAACGACGTCTTCCTCGGCTACCTCGCCCACGCCACCGAACGCATCCACCTCGGCTCCGGCATCTTCAACCCCCTCGCCCAGGTCAACCACCCCGTGAAGGTCGCCGAGAAGGTCGCCATGCTCGACCACCTCAGCGAGGGCCGCTTCGAGTTCGGCAGCGGGCGCGGCGCCGGCTCGCACGAGATCCTCGGGTTCCTCCCGGGCATCACCGACATGAACTACACCAAGGAGATCTGGGAAGAGACCATCGCCGAGTTCCCCAAGATGTGGCTCCAGGACGAGTACGCGGGCTTCCAGGGCAAGCACTGGCAGCTCCCGCCGAGGAAGGTCCTGCCCAAGCCGTACGGCAAGTCCCACCCCGCGATGTGGTACGCCGCCGGGTCCCCGCCCTCGTACGCCATGGCCGCGAAGAAGGGGCTCGGCGTCCTCGGCTTCAGCATCCAGAAGGTCTCCGACATGGAGTGGGTGCTGGAGCAGTACAAGACGGCCGTCGTCGACGCGGAGCCCGTCGGGGACTTCGTCAACGACAACGTCATGGTGACGACGACCGCGATCTGCGCGCCGACGCACGACGAGGCGATCGAGATCGCGGTCAACGGGGGGCTGCACTACCTGCCGTCGCTGGTCTTCCGGTACCACGACACGTTTCCTCGTCCCGAGGGGTTCCCGGTGTGGCCGGAGACGCTGCCGCAGTACACGCCGGAGTTCGTGGAGCTGCTCATCGAGGAGGAGCTGCTGATCTGCGGGGATCCTGACGAGGTGTTGCGGCAGTGCAAGAGGTGGGAGCAGGCCGGGGCGGATCAGTTGTCGTTCGGGTTGCCTGTAGGGGTGCCGAAGGAGGAGACGTTGCAGACGATTCGGTTGATCGGGGAGAAGGTTATTCCGGAGATCGATACGGATCCTGTGCATCGGACGTCCCGGTTCCGGGCGGCTGTGTGA
- a CDS encoding bifunctional FO biosynthesis protein CofGH gives MTTSVTSGTGPSENSMRRALKRARDGVALDVSEAAVLLQARGEALTDLAASAARVRDAGLEEAGRPGVITYSKSVFVPLTRLCRDKCHYCTFVTVPGKLKRAGHGMFMSPDEVLDIARKGARLGCKEALITLGDKPEDRWPEAREWLHAHGYDDTIAYVRAVSIRILEETGLLPHLNPGVLTWTDFQRLKPVAPSMGMMLETTATRLWSEPGGPHHGSPDKEPAVRLRVLEDAGRSSVPFTSGLLIGIGETYEERAESLFALRKVARAHHGIQELIIQNFRAKPDTAMRGMPDAELDELVATVAVARHIMGPSACLQAPPNLVDGEYARLIGAGIDDWGGVSPLTIDHVNPERPWPRIEQLAAQSAAVGFELRERLCVYPELVRRGEPWLDPRLRPHVDALADPETGLAREDAVVEGHPWQEPEEAFVPSGRTDLHRTIDTEGRTTDRRDDFDEVYGDWDALREAAAPGMVPERIDTDVRQALRTAADDPTRLTDAEALALLHADGPALDALCQVADDVRKSAVGDDVTYIVTRNINFTNVCYTGCRFCAFAQRRTDADAYTLSLEQVADRAQQAWDVGAVEVCMQGGIHPDLPGTAYFDIARAVKERVPGMHVHAFSPMEVVNGATRTGMPIREWLAAAKEAGLDSVPGTAAEILDDEVRWVLTKGKLPTATWTEVIETAHELGIRSSSTMMYGHVDQPRHWLGHLRTLAGIQERTGGFTEFVTLPFIHTNAPVYLAGIARPGPTTRDNRAVTAMARLLLHPHIPNIQTSWVKLGTEGAAEMLRSGANDLGGTLMEETISRMAGSSYGSYKSVRDLVAVAEAAGRPARPRTTLYGEVPEERRRAAEASDGHLPELLPVLD, from the coding sequence ATGACGACCTCCGTGACCTCCGGAACCGGGCCGAGTGAGAACTCCATGCGTCGTGCCCTGAAGCGGGCCCGGGACGGTGTCGCCCTCGATGTGTCCGAGGCGGCCGTGCTGCTCCAGGCCCGCGGCGAGGCCCTGACCGACCTGGCCGCGTCGGCCGCGCGGGTGCGGGACGCCGGCCTGGAGGAGGCCGGCCGGCCCGGCGTCATCACCTACTCCAAGAGCGTGTTCGTCCCGCTCACCCGGCTGTGCCGGGACAAGTGCCACTACTGCACGTTCGTCACCGTCCCCGGCAAACTGAAGCGAGCCGGCCACGGGATGTTCATGTCCCCCGACGAGGTGCTGGACATCGCCCGCAAGGGCGCCCGGCTCGGCTGCAAGGAAGCCCTCATCACCCTCGGCGACAAGCCCGAGGACCGCTGGCCGGAAGCGCGCGAGTGGCTGCACGCGCACGGCTACGACGACACCATCGCCTACGTCCGCGCCGTCTCCATCCGCATCCTGGAGGAGACCGGCCTGCTGCCGCACCTCAACCCGGGCGTGCTGACCTGGACCGACTTCCAGCGGCTCAAGCCCGTCGCCCCGTCCATGGGCATGATGCTGGAGACGACGGCGACCCGCCTGTGGTCGGAGCCCGGCGGGCCCCACCACGGCTCCCCCGACAAGGAACCGGCCGTCCGGCTGCGGGTGCTGGAGGACGCCGGACGCTCCTCGGTGCCGTTCACCTCCGGTCTGCTCATCGGCATCGGCGAGACGTACGAGGAGCGCGCCGAGTCCCTGTTCGCGCTCCGCAAGGTCGCCCGCGCCCACCACGGCATCCAGGAACTGATCATCCAGAACTTCCGCGCCAAGCCGGACACTGCGATGCGCGGCATGCCCGACGCCGAACTCGACGAACTGGTCGCCACGGTCGCCGTCGCCCGGCACATCATGGGCCCCAGCGCCTGCCTCCAGGCCCCGCCCAACCTCGTCGACGGAGAGTACGCCCGCCTCATCGGCGCCGGCATCGACGACTGGGGCGGCGTGTCCCCCCTCACCATCGACCACGTCAACCCCGAGCGGCCGTGGCCACGGATCGAACAACTCGCCGCCCAGTCGGCCGCCGTCGGCTTCGAACTGCGCGAACGCCTCTGTGTGTACCCGGAGTTGGTCCGCCGCGGCGAACCCTGGCTCGACCCGCGCCTGCGCCCGCACGTGGACGCCCTCGCCGACCCGGAGACGGGACTGGCGCGCGAGGACGCCGTGGTCGAGGGCCACCCCTGGCAGGAACCGGAGGAGGCGTTCGTCCCCTCCGGCCGCACCGACCTGCACCGCACCATCGACACCGAGGGCCGTACGACCGACCGGCGGGACGACTTCGACGAGGTGTACGGCGACTGGGACGCCCTGCGCGAGGCGGCGGCGCCCGGCATGGTCCCGGAACGCATCGACACCGACGTACGGCAGGCGCTGCGCACGGCCGCCGACGACCCGACCCGGCTCACCGACGCCGAGGCGCTCGCCCTGCTGCACGCGGACGGCCCGGCGCTGGACGCGCTGTGCCAAGTGGCGGACGACGTACGGAAGTCGGCGGTCGGTGACGACGTCACCTACATCGTGACCCGCAACATCAACTTCACGAACGTCTGCTACACCGGCTGCCGGTTCTGCGCCTTCGCCCAGCGCCGCACGGACGCGGACGCCTACACGCTCTCCCTGGAGCAGGTCGCCGACCGCGCCCAGCAGGCGTGGGACGTCGGCGCGGTCGAGGTGTGCATGCAGGGCGGTATCCACCCCGACCTGCCGGGGACGGCGTACTTCGACATCGCGCGCGCGGTGAAGGAACGCGTCCCCGGGATGCATGTGCACGCCTTCTCCCCGATGGAGGTCGTCAACGGCGCGACCCGGACGGGCATGCCGATCCGGGAGTGGCTGGCCGCGGCGAAGGAGGCCGGCCTGGACTCCGTCCCGGGCACGGCGGCGGAGATCCTGGACGACGAGGTCCGCTGGGTGCTGACCAAGGGCAAACTGCCGACGGCCACCTGGACCGAGGTGATCGAGACGGCCCACGAGCTGGGCATCCGCTCCTCCTCGACGATGATGTACGGCCACGTCGACCAGCCCCGCCACTGGCTGGGCCACCTGCGCACCCTGGCCGGCATCCAGGAGCGCACCGGCGGTTTCACCGAGTTCGTGACGCTGCCGTTCATCCACACCAACGCCCCGGTGTACCTGGCCGGGATCGCCCGCCCGGGCCCCACCACCCGGGACAACCGGGCGGTGACGGCGATGGCCCGCCTCCTCCTGCACCCGCACATCCCCAACATCCAGACAAGCTGGGTCAAACTGGGCACGGAGGGGGCGGCGGAGATGCTCCGCTCCGGGGCGAACGATCTGGGCGGCACGCTGATGGAGGAGACGATCTCCCGCATGGCGGGCTCCTCCTACGGCTCGTACAAGTCGGTCCGCGACCTGGTCGCCGTGGCGGAGGCGGCCGGCCGCCCGGCGCGGCCCCGCACCACGCTGTACGGCGAGGTCCCCGAGGAGCGCCGGCGGGCGGCCGAGGCGTCCGACGGCCACCTGCCGGAACTGCTGCCGGTCCTGGACTGA
- a CDS encoding LLM class F420-dependent oxidoreductase: MSLAYGIQLPVQSQSTLYTEGWEAAAGAADLVEVARAVDRAGFAYLAVCDHVAVPRRLAPAMSTVWYDPVATLAHLAAVTGRVRLLSHVAVVALRHPLLTAKQYATLDHLSGGRLILGVGAGHVREEFEVLGVDFERRGALLDETIDALRAALGEEEFPEHHGDFFDFAGLGQRPRPTQTAVPVWVGGSSPAAVRRAALKGDGWLPQGDPRDRLPGQIAKLRALREEAGVKEPLTVGAITEPLYVGTAGWDVGRRTLTGPPEEIAESLRAYRAMGVDQIQVRFLSRSRDELIDQIAAFGAAVAPELD, from the coding sequence GTGAGCCTGGCGTACGGCATCCAGCTGCCCGTGCAGTCCCAGAGCACCCTCTACACGGAGGGCTGGGAGGCCGCCGCCGGGGCCGCCGACCTGGTCGAGGTGGCCCGCGCCGTGGACCGGGCCGGCTTCGCCTACCTCGCGGTCTGCGACCACGTGGCCGTCCCGCGCCGGCTCGCCCCCGCGATGAGCACGGTCTGGTACGACCCCGTCGCCACCCTCGCCCACCTCGCGGCCGTGACCGGCCGGGTGCGGCTGCTCAGCCATGTGGCCGTCGTCGCCCTGCGGCACCCCCTCCTCACCGCCAAGCAGTACGCCACCCTCGACCACCTCTCCGGCGGCCGCCTGATCCTCGGGGTCGGGGCGGGGCACGTGCGCGAGGAGTTCGAGGTGCTCGGCGTCGACTTCGAGCGGCGCGGGGCCCTGCTGGACGAGACGATCGACGCGCTGCGCGCCGCCCTCGGAGAGGAGGAGTTCCCCGAACACCACGGGGACTTCTTCGACTTCGCCGGCCTCGGGCAGCGGCCCCGGCCCACGCAGACCGCCGTACCGGTGTGGGTGGGCGGTTCGTCCCCCGCGGCCGTGCGCCGGGCCGCGCTGAAGGGCGACGGCTGGCTGCCGCAGGGGGACCCGCGGGACCGGCTGCCCGGACAGATCGCGAAGCTGCGCGCGCTCCGCGAGGAGGCCGGCGTCAAGGAGCCCCTCACCGTCGGTGCGATCACCGAGCCCCTGTACGTCGGCACCGCCGGCTGGGACGTCGGGCGGCGCACCCTCACCGGGCCGCCGGAGGAGATCGCCGAGTCGCTGCGGGCGTACCGCGCGATGGGCGTGGACCAGATCCAGGTGCGGTTCCTCAGCCGGAGCCGTGACGAACTCATCGACCAGATCGCCGCGTTCGGGGCCGCAGTCGCACCCGAACTGGACTGA
- a CDS encoding ADP-ribosylglycohydrolase family protein produces MSGTSGAVWGRAEQQDFRSRVRGALLGAAVGDALGGPADALDLEEIRAAYGAEGLLDLAFAHGRRGAVTHHTQLTLFTVDGLIRAQVRRDTGAWHPPTDLHRAYRRWAATQRDWGPDERREDDGWLAREEWLYARRDPSRALLIGFGDEVMGTLEAPKNPGELGPEAVARSAPFGLLVGWEPELVAQLAVECAAQTHGHPLAYLSAGAYAVIMHALARGESLDAAVQRSLALLAARPGHQPVSDALQHALGAVRQGMPSPARVEELAGDGTADGLLAASVYCALVGEDVRHGLCLAVNQGGPSAAAGALTGGLLGALHGETALPPAWLAELEGRPTILELADDFAMEMTQGPALHGPAGSSPGWLARYPRA; encoded by the coding sequence GTGAGTGGCACGTCCGGCGCTGTCTGGGGCCGCGCCGAGCAGCAGGACTTCCGCAGCCGGGTGCGGGGCGCCCTGCTCGGCGCGGCCGTCGGGGACGCCCTCGGCGGACCGGCCGACGCGCTCGACCTGGAGGAGATCCGGGCCGCCTACGGCGCGGAGGGCCTCCTCGACCTCGCCTTCGCCCACGGCCGGCGCGGCGCCGTCACCCACCACACCCAGCTCACCCTGTTCACCGTGGACGGGCTGATCCGGGCCCAGGTGCGCCGCGACACCGGCGCCTGGCACCCGCCGACCGATCTGCACCGGGCGTACCGGCGGTGGGCGGCGACCCAGCGGGACTGGGGCCCCGACGAGCGGCGCGAGGACGACGGCTGGCTCGCCCGCGAGGAGTGGCTCTACGCCCGCCGCGACCCGAGCCGGGCGCTGCTCATCGGCTTCGGTGACGAGGTCATGGGCACGCTGGAGGCGCCCAAGAACCCGGGTGAGCTGGGGCCGGAGGCCGTCGCCCGGTCCGCGCCCTTCGGGCTGCTGGTCGGCTGGGAGCCGGAACTGGTGGCCCAGCTGGCCGTGGAGTGCGCGGCGCAGACGCACGGGCATCCGCTGGCCTACCTGTCGGCGGGCGCGTACGCCGTGATCATGCACGCGCTGGCGCGCGGGGAGAGCCTGGACGCCGCCGTGCAGCGGTCACTGGCGCTGCTCGCCGCCCGGCCCGGGCACCAGCCGGTGTCGGACGCGCTCCAGCACGCGCTGGGTGCGGTACGGCAGGGGATGCCGAGCCCCGCCCGGGTGGAGGAGCTGGCCGGCGACGGTACCGCTGACGGGCTACTGGCGGCGTCCGTGTACTGCGCGCTGGTGGGGGAGGACGTACGGCACGGGCTGTGCCTCGCGGTGAACCAGGGTGGGCCCTCCGCGGCGGCGGGTGCGCTCACCGGGGGGCTGCTGGGTGCCCTGCACGGCGAGACGGCCCTCCCGCCGGCGTGGCTCGCCGAGCTGGAAGGCCGCCCGACGATCCTCGAACTCGCCGACGACTTCGCCATGGAAATGACCCAGGGCCCGGCCCTGCACGGCCCGGCGGGCTCCTCCCCGGGCTGGCTGGCTCGGTACCCCCGGGCATAG
- a CDS encoding D-aminoacylase, which yields MLDHLIRGVTVVDGTGTTRYTADVGIRDGRIAAIGEIDEDSRTSEDARGLVLAPGFVDPHTHYDAQLFWDPYATPSLNHGVTTVAAGNCGFTLAPLNPSRPEDADYTRRMLARVEGMSLVALEEGAPWSWRSFGEYLDALEGRIAVNAGFMVGHCALRRYVMGEEAVGGQPSEEQLGEMLGLLHEAMDAGAWGLSTTQSSTHADGDGRPVASRHARPEELLALSRAVGEHEGTQIEAIVAGCLDQFSDDEIDLLVEMSVAAGRPLNWNVLTVDAAVPERVPRQLSASERARKAGGRVVALTMPILTPMNMSLGTFCALNLIPGWGEVLGLPVPERIARLRDPEVRAEMLRRARSKEAGVFRRLADFGRYVIGDTYSEANQGLTGRVVRDIAAERGQDPFACLVEICAADDLRTVLWPMPTDNDPGSWALRAETWQHEDVLLGGSDAGAHLDRMCGAPYTTRFLGDCLRGRRLVGPEQAVKMLTDDPARLFGLRERGRIQEGWHADLVLFDPERIDAGQATLVHDLPGDSPRLDAKALGVRAVWVNGVEAIRDDVVSGAVPGRVLRSGRDTRTVSTR from the coding sequence ATGCTTGATCACCTCATCAGGGGCGTCACTGTCGTGGACGGCACCGGGACTACCCGCTACACCGCCGACGTCGGCATACGCGATGGCAGGATCGCCGCCATAGGGGAGATCGATGAGGACTCGCGGACCAGTGAGGACGCCCGTGGGCTCGTGCTCGCGCCCGGGTTCGTCGATCCGCATACGCATTACGACGCGCAGCTCTTCTGGGATCCGTATGCCACCCCCTCGCTCAATCACGGGGTGACCACGGTGGCCGCCGGAAACTGCGGGTTCACGCTGGCGCCGCTCAACCCGTCCCGGCCGGAGGACGCTGACTACACGCGGCGGATGCTGGCCCGGGTGGAGGGGATGTCGCTGGTGGCGCTGGAGGAGGGGGCGCCGTGGAGCTGGCGGTCGTTCGGGGAGTATCTGGACGCCCTGGAGGGGCGGATCGCCGTCAACGCCGGGTTCATGGTGGGGCACTGTGCGCTGCGACGGTATGTGATGGGCGAGGAGGCGGTGGGCGGGCAGCCCAGCGAGGAGCAGCTCGGGGAGATGCTGGGCCTGCTGCACGAGGCGATGGACGCCGGGGCCTGGGGGCTGTCCACCACCCAGTCGAGCACGCACGCGGACGGGGACGGGCGGCCCGTGGCCTCGCGGCATGCCCGGCCCGAGGAGCTGCTGGCGCTGTCGAGGGCCGTCGGGGAGCACGAGGGGACGCAGATCGAGGCGATCGTCGCCGGCTGTCTGGACCAGTTCAGCGACGACGAGATCGATCTGCTGGTGGAGATGAGCGTGGCGGCCGGGCGGCCGCTGAACTGGAACGTGCTGACCGTCGACGCCGCCGTACCGGAGCGGGTGCCCCGGCAGCTGAGCGCGAGTGAGCGGGCCCGGAAGGCCGGGGGCCGGGTGGTGGCGCTCACCATGCCGATCCTGACGCCGATGAACATGTCGCTCGGCACGTTCTGCGCGCTGAACCTCATTCCGGGCTGGGGCGAGGTGCTCGGGCTGCCCGTGCCCGAGCGGATCGCCCGCCTGCGGGACCCCGAGGTGCGGGCGGAGATGCTGCGCCGGGCCCGGTCCAAGGAGGCCGGGGTCTTCCGGCGGCTCGCGGACTTCGGGCGGTACGTCATCGGGGACACCTACAGCGAGGCCAACCAGGGGCTGACCGGCCGGGTGGTGCGGGACATCGCCGCCGAGCGCGGGCAGGACCCGTTCGCCTGCCTGGTGGAGATCTGCGCGGCCGACGACCTGCGCACGGTGCTGTGGCCGATGCCGACCGACAACGACCCCGGATCGTGGGCGCTGCGCGCCGAGACCTGGCAGCACGAGGACGTGCTCCTCGGCGGCTCCGACGCCGGCGCGCATCTGGACCGGATGTGCGGGGCGCCGTACACCACGCGGTTCCTCGGGGACTGTCTGCGCGGCCGGAGGCTGGTGGGGCCGGAACAGGCGGTGAAGATGCTGACGGACGACCCGGCGCGGCTGTTCGGGCTGCGTGAGCGCGGCCGGATCCAGGAGGGCTGGCATGCCGATCTGGTGCTGTTCGACCCGGAGCGGATCGACGCCGGCCAGGCCACCCTGGTGCACGACCTGCCGGGCGACAGCCCCCGGCTGGACGCGAAGGCGCTCGGCGTGCGGGCCGTCTGGGTCAACGGGGTCGAGGCGATCCGGGACGACGTGGTGAGCGGGGCCGTGCCGGGCCGCGTGCTGCGCTCGGGCCGCGACACCAGGACGGTGAGCACCAGGTGA
- a CDS encoding SDR family oxidoreductase, producing the protein MGKLDGRVVLITGAARGQGEQEARLFRQEGARVVVADVLDDLGEALAKEIGALYIHLDVGTEDGWREAVAAVKGGYGRIDGLVNNAGILRFNALVDTPLDEFMQVVQVNQVGCFLGMKTVAPEMEDGGTIVNTASYTAVTGMPAVGTYAATKHAVLGLTRVAAMELAGRRIRVNAVCPGAIDTPMSNPARLDPDADPEEMSRALDQLYRKLVPLGRVGQPEEVARLALFLTSEDSSYITGQPFVIDGGWLAGVSVI; encoded by the coding sequence ATGGGCAAGTTGGACGGGCGGGTCGTCCTCATCACCGGGGCGGCACGCGGGCAGGGCGAGCAGGAGGCGCGGCTGTTCCGGCAGGAGGGCGCGCGGGTCGTCGTGGCGGACGTGCTGGACGACCTGGGGGAGGCGCTGGCCAAGGAGATCGGCGCGCTCTACATCCACCTCGACGTGGGCACGGAGGACGGCTGGCGGGAGGCCGTCGCGGCCGTCAAGGGGGGTTACGGCCGGATCGACGGGCTGGTCAACAACGCCGGCATCCTGCGCTTCAACGCCCTCGTCGACACCCCGCTGGACGAGTTCATGCAGGTCGTCCAGGTCAACCAGGTCGGCTGCTTCCTCGGGATGAAGACGGTGGCGCCCGAGATGGAGGACGGCGGCACGATCGTCAACACCGCCTCCTACACGGCGGTCACCGGGATGCCGGCCGTCGGCACCTACGCCGCGACCAAGCATGCCGTGCTCGGGCTGACCAGGGTCGCCGCGATGGAGCTGGCGGGCCGCCGCATCCGGGTCAACGCCGTGTGCCCGGGGGCCATCGACACCCCCATGTCCAACCCGGCCCGCCTCGACCCGGACGCCGACCCGGAGGAGATGAGCCGGGCCCTGGACCAGCTGTACCGCAAGCTCGTGCCGCTCGGCCGGGTCGGACAGCCGGAGGAGGTGGCCCGGCTCGCCCTGTTCCTCACCTCGGAGGACTCCTCGTACATCACCGGGCAGCCGTTCGTGATCGACGGGGGGTGGCTGGCGGGGGTCAGTGTCATCTGA